The following DNA comes from Vannielia litorea.
TCTCCAGCCGTTGATATTGCTTGAGCGCGGTCATGCGCGGGGGGTGCCTGCTCGTGGTTGCCGTTTTTGTCGTTGCGGCAAGAGTAGCGGCTTTTCGCCGGTATGGGAATCGGCAAGCGGCCCGCCCCGACGAAATTCGCGGGGCGGGGCCGGGGGTTACATGCTGTTCAGGCTGACGAGGTAGGCATAGACGTTGGCGGCGTCTTCCTCGCCCTTCAGGCGGAAGGACATTTTGGACTTCGCCTTGCTGTCGCCGGTGAACTCCCGCAGGAAGCCGCGCGGGTCCTGCACGTAGGCGACGAAGTGCTCCTCGGTCCAGACCAGCCCGCTCTCGGCGCCGGCGGCCTCGAGATCCTTGGAGTAACGGAAGCCCTCGACCGCGCCGGCGGTGTGGCCAGCGACGTTGTAGAGGTTCGGCCCGGTCTTGGAGGCCTTGCCGGCAAGGGTGTTGCCGTCGGCATCCTGCACCACGTGGCAGGTGACGCAGCGCTTGGCAAAGGTCTCTTCGCCCGCGGCGGCATCGCCGGTGGGGGCGGCCATTTCGGCCATGGCTTCGGTTTCGGCCCCGGCCTCGGCTTCATGGCTCTCGGCCAGCGCCGGGCCAGCCAGCAGGGCGGCGAGGGCGAGGGCTGTGATGGGTGTTCTCATGGCTTCCTCCTTGAGGGGTCGTGCTTTGCGAAACCCGCGCGTTTGTGTGGCCTTGTTAGCCAAGCCACAGGCCGATAGACACGCGACGCTGTGGCACAGGGGAATATAGAAATGCGCAACGGGGCCGACCACACGACCAAGGTAGAAAGCGGGATGATCCCGGCCTGGGTCGATGGGCGGCTGCTGCCGGTGGAGAAGCTGGCCGCGCATCGTGACGGGCTACGGCACCGGGCGGTTTCGGTCTTTGTATTCGAAGGGCCGAAGCTGCTGATCCAGCAGCGGGCGGCGGGCAAATATCACACGGCGGGGCTCTGGGCGAACACCTGTTGCACCCATCCGCATTGGGGCGAGGCCGATGAGGCCTGCGCCGTGCGGCGGCTGGGCGAGGAGCTGGGCCTGAGTGGCGTGGCGCTGGAGCCGGTGGGCGAGGTGGAATACCGCGCCGATGTGGGCGGCGGCATGGTGGAGCACGAGGTGGTGGCGATGTTTCGCGGCGAGGCCTCTGCGCCGGAGCTGGCCCCCGCCCCGGATGAGGTGCAGGCCACGCGCTGGGTGACGCTAGCCGACCTAGCGGGGGAGATTACCGAGGCGCCGGAGCGGTTTACGCCGTGGCTGCGGATCTACATGGCCGAGCATCGCGGCATGTTCGACCGCTAGGGTCGGTTCGTCGCCTCATCGCACTTGAGACTCAGTAAAGCTGGATCGCGCAGGCTGTGGGGGCGCAGGGGGCGGGCTCTGCCATGGCGCCCTCACGGATCGAGGCGCCGAGGGCGATGAGCAGGGTGAGGGCGGCGATACGGGCCATTGGACTGTCCTTCAGATGCGGTTGCACCGGGCCGCTGGCGGGCCCGTTGCAGGTGAAACGCATCAGGGCGGTGGATTCTTTGCCGGCAAGGCGCAGAAAATCACTGCCGCTCAGTCAAGTCACTGATTTTGAAGGAAAGAAACTTCAGGCGCCGTAACGGGCCATGAACATGTCAATGGCGCTGTCGATCACCTTCTTGCGCTTCTCTTCGGTGAACTCGTCCTCAAGGCCCATCAGGCATTTGACCCAGACCTCGGCCTTGCACAGCTCCATGAACTGGTAGGCGGACAGTTCGAAATCCTCGATCCCGGCCAGTTCACCACGCTCCTGCGCATTTTGCAGGAATGGCACGATGCTGTCGCGGACGAAGCGGGGACCGTATTTGTAGAACTCCTGGCCCAGCTCCGGGAAGCGGCCGCTTTCGGCGACGCAGATGCGGAACATGCCCTTGCCGAGATCGGAGAGCATGAAGCCCTGCATCCGCTCGGCCACGAGGCGCAGCACGTCGCGAACCGGGCGGCTCGGGTCGATCTCGGTGACCGCGGCTTCGGCTTGACGCTGACATTCGCAGGTGGCGACCTCCATGAAGAGGAGGCCCTTGTCGGGGAAGTAGCTGTAGAGCGTGGCCTTGGATACGCCAGCTTCTTTGGCGATCAGGTCGACGCTCGCGCCTTCGAACCCATCGGCCAGAAAGATCTTGCGGGCGCCTTCGAGCACCTGATCGAACTTTCGGCCACGTTTGATTTCACCCATGGGTGCGTTCATGTCGTGCTCCGTTCCCCTGACCAACTATAAACCAGACAGTTTAGTTCCGGCAAGGAGATGCACTCCCTGCCGGAACTTTCTGCCGGGTGAGCGGTGGTGGTGGTCACTGGTGTGAGGCGCAGGCGTCGGAGGTGAGGGTCGCCGGGGAGGTGCAGGCCCGATTTGGGAGGTCGGGCGTGGTCGGGCTGGAGGTGGCCGAGGTGAAGGTCACATGCGGCATGTCGATCCCGAAGGAGCCTGCATTGGCGGCGTGAACGGAGGCGCCGAGAGCGATGAGGACGGTGAGGGCGGAGATGCGGAGCATCGGTCTATCCTTTCGAATCTGAACTGAACCACTCGGTTCAGAAAGATATCTAAACTGTTCAGTTCGCTTTGCAAGGAATTTCTGAACCGTTCGGTTCATTTTTCTGCGGAGCGGCCTGTGCAGCAGCGCACGGTGGACATTCAGCCTCTGCCTCTGGATAGTCGCCGCGAGTTTGGATTTCAGGAGGCAGAGCGATGGAAACGGTTGCGGAAAACAGGGCATTTGGCGGGGTTCAGGGGGTTTATACCCATGCGTCGGAGGCCTGCGCCTGTGATATGACCTTCGGGCTGTTCCTGCCCGAAGAGGCGAAGGACGGGCCGGTGCCGGTGCTGTGGTATCTCAGCGGGCTGACCTGCACCCATGAGAACGCGATGACCAAGGCGGGCGCGCAGGGCTGGGCCGCCGAGCAGGGGATTGCGCTGGTTTTCCCCGACACCTCGCCGCGCGGTGACGACGTGGCGGATGATGAGGCCTATGATCTTGGCAAGGGCGCGGGGTTTTACGTGAACGCCACGCAGGACCCTTGGGCGAAGCACTTCAGGATGTGGGACTACGTGGCCGAGGAACTGCCCGCGCTGATCGGAGAGAATTTTGCGGTGGACATGGCGCGGCAGTCGATCACCGGGCACTCGATGGGCGGGCATGGTGCGCTGACGCTGGCCATGGGGCTGCCGGGGCGGTTTGCGAGCGTGTCGGCCTTTGCCCCGATTTGCCACCCGAGCCAGAGCGACTGGGGCCGCAAGCAGCTTGGTGCCTATCTTGGCTCGGACGAGAGCACCTGGGCACCGCATGACGCCGCACCGCTGATGAAGCACAAGGGCTTTGACGGGCCGGTGCTGGTGGACACCGGCACCGATGATCAGTTTGGCGACCTGCTGAAGACAGACACCCTTGCGCTTGCGATGGCCGAGCGCCGGCAGGAGGGCGCGCTGAGAATGCAGAAGGGGTATGACCATTCGTACTTCCTTGTCTCCAGCTTCATGGAGGAGCATGTGAGCTTCCATGCCGAGGCGCTGTGGGCCCGATGAGGCGGGCATGACGATCTGGGTGGATGGAGACGCCTGCCCGGTGAAGGCCGAGGTGGAGCGGGTGGCCACGCGCGCCGGGGCGACGGTGAAAATCGTCTGCAACGGCGGGCTGCGGCCCTCGGCCAACCCGCTGGTTGAGGTTGTCTATGTGTCCGAAGGGCTGGACGTGGCCGATGACTTCATCGCCGAGAACGCCGGGGCGGGGGATGTGGTGGTGACCGCCGACATCCCGCTCGCGGCCCGCTGCGTGGAGGCCGGGGCGCTGGTGGTGAAGCCCGATGGCGAGCGGCTGACGGCGCGCAACATCGGCTCGGTGCTGGCGACGCGCGACCTGATGACCGGGCTGCGTGAGGCCAACCCGCTGAACCAGGGCGGCGGGGCGAAGCCGTTTTCGAAGGCGGATCGCTCGCGGTTTATGGATGGGTTGGAGCGGGCGCTGAGGGCGGCTGGATAGGCGCACGGGCCGGGCGCCCGCCCACCCACCCGGTTCGCCCCGCGCGCGCCTGCTGTCGCGGGCGGTGGCGCGGGTTGATGGGGCGGGGTTGGATATTTTCAGCAAGAAAATGTGGCTTTGTGGCTTTGTGTGGCGGACGTTGAGCGTGAGAACAAAACGTGAAAATATGGGGCGAAGGAATCGCCCGTGTTTGCCGAACTGTCTGCCACATCGAACTTCACCTTTCTCACCGGGGCGTCGCACCCCGAGGAGTTGATGGAGCGTGCCGGGCTGATGGGCGTGGGCGCGCTGGCGATTGCCGATGAGAACTCGGTGGCGGGCATCGTGCGGGCGCATCAGCGGGGGCGGGAGATTGCCCGCGCGGTGGCGGCGCGGCGGGCGGCTTTGGAGGCCGATGGGCCGATTGGCCCGCTGTGCCCGGAGGGGTTTGCGCGCGCGCCCTCGCTGGATGTGGACTGTGTGCCGCGGCTTTTGCCCGGCGCGCGGATCGTGCTGAGCTGCGGGTTTCAGGTGACGGTTCTGCCGCGCGACCGGGCGGGGTGGGGGCGGCTGTGCAGGCTGCTCTCGCTGGGGCGGCTCAGGGCGGAGAAGGGGGCCTGCGTGCTCCATGTTGGTGACCTCGTGGAGTGGGGCGCGGGGCTGGAGATGCTGGTGCACCCGGTAGGTGACTGGCAGGCGGTGACGCGGCGCTTGCTGAAGCGGTTCGGCGCGGCGGTGAGCCTTTGTGCCGCGCCCCGTTATGACGGGCGCGATGCGGGGCGGATTGCGCGGCTGGCGGAGTTTGCGGAGCGGCTGGGGGTGCCGCTGGTGGCCTCGGCCCGCCCCCTCATGCACCACGGCGGGCGGCGGCGGATGGCGGATGTGCTCACCGCGATCCGGCAGGGCTGCCGGGTGGACGAGCTGGGCCGCGCCGCGCTGGCCAACGGCGAGCAGCGGCTCAGGAGCGAGGCGGAGATGCTACGGCTCTTTGCCGGCCATGAGGCGGCGGTGGCGCGGGCGGGCGAGGTGGCGGAGCGCTGCACATTCTCGCTCGACGAACTGCGCTATGAATACCCCTCGGAGGTGACCGGCGGCGAGACGGCGGGCGAGCGGCTGGCCCGGCTGGCGCGGGCAGGGCTGCGCTGGCGCTACCCCTCGGGCGCGCCGGGCAAAGTGCGGGCCATGCTGGAGCATGAGTTGGAGCTAATCGGCAAGCTGGGCTACGAGCCCTACTTTCTGACCGTGCATGACGTGGTGGATTTTGCCCGCTCGCGCGGGATCCTCTGCCAGGGGCGCGGCTCGGCGGCCAACTCGGTGGTGTGCTTCTGCCTCGGGGTGACTTCCGTCAGCCCCGAGATCGGGACGATGGTGTTTGAGCGGTTCGTCAGCGAGGCGCGGGACGAGCCGCCGGATATCGACGTGGATTTCGAGCATGAGCGGCGCGAGGAGGTGATCCAGCATATTTACGAGCGCTACGGGCGGCACCGCGCCGGGCTGTGCGCCACGGTGATCCACTATCGCGGCAAGCGGGCCACGCGGGAGGTGGGCCGGGCGATGGGGCTCTCGGACGATACGCTCTCGGCGATGTCTTCGCAGATCTGGGGCTGGGGCTCCGTCTCTGGGCAGATGATGGACTCGCGGCTGCGCGAGATCGGGCTGGACCCCGCCGACAAGCGGCTGGCGCTGACGCTGAGCCTGATCGAGGAGATACAGGGCTTTCCGCGGCATCTGAGCCAGCATGTGGGCGGGTTCATCATCACCGAAGGGCGGCTGGATGAGCTGGTGCCGGTGGAGAACGCGACGATGGAAGACCGCACGGTGATCCCGTGGGACAAGGACGATATCGACACGCTGGGGATCCTGAAGGTGGATGTGCTGGCGCTGGGGATGCTCTCGTGTATTCGCAAGGCGTTTGACCTGCTGGCGGAGCATCATGGCCAGCGGTTCGACCTTGCCACGCTGCCGCCGGAGGACCCGAGGGTGTATGACATGCTCTGCAAGGCGGACAGCCTTGGCGTGTTTCAGGTGGAGAGCCGGGCGCAGATGAACTTTCTGCCCCGGATGCGGCCCCGGTGCTTTTATGACCTCGTGATCGAGGTGGCGATCATCCGGCCCGGGCCGATTCAGGGCGATATGGTGCACCCGTTCCTGCGGCGGCGAAACGGGGAGGAGAAGGTGGAGTTTCCCTCCGACGCGCTGGGCGAGGTGCTGGCCAAGACGCTGGGGGTGCCGCTGTTTCAGGAACAGGCAATGCAGATCGCGATCATCGGCGCGGGGTTTTCGCCTGATGAGGCCGACCAACTGCGCCGGGCGCTGGCGACCTTCAAGAAGCTTGGGCGGGTGAGCGACTTCGAGGGGCGGTTCATGAAGGGGATGCTGAAGAACGGCTATGACGCCGATTTCGCCGCCCGCTGCTTCAGCCAGATCGAGGGCTTCGGCTCCTATGGCTTTCCCGAGAGCCACGCGGCGAGCTTTGCGCTGCTGGTCTATGCCAGCGCATGGCTGAAGCGGCACCACCCCGGGGTGTTTGCCTGCGCCCTGCTCAACAGCCAGCCGATGGGGTTTTACGCCCCTGCGCAGATCGTGCGGGATGCGCGCGAGCACGGGGTCGAGGTGCGGCCACCCGATATCAACGAGAGCTTCTGGGACAACACGATGGAGCCCGATGGCGAGGGCGGCTTGGCGCTGCGGCTGGGGTTCCGGCAGATCAGGGCGATGCGCGAGGAAGAGGCGCGGTGGATCTGCGCGGCGCGGGGCAACGGCTACCGCGACGTGGCGGCGGTCTGGCGGCGGGCGGGGGTGGCGCCGCATCTGATGGAGGCGCTGGCGGAGGCGGATGTGTTCGCCGCGCTGGGGCTGAACCGGCGCGAGGCGCTCTGGGAGGCCAAGGCGCTGCGGGGCGACGCGCCGCTGCCGCTGTTCGCGGGTGCGCTGGAGGGCGAGGGGATTGCCGAGGCGGCGGCGGTGCTGCCGCAGATGAGCCTCGGGGAGGAAATGGTGGAGGATTACGTGGCGATGCGCCTGAGCCTCAGGGCGCATCCGATGGCGCTGCTGCGGCCACGGCTCACCCCGGACGAGGGCACGCCGGTGGCAGGCATCGGGGCCGCCACGGCAGGCAGTGCCCGCACCGCTACCTATCTGTCCCCGCCAGTGGACGACCAGGGCCAGGGCGGGCGCGGCTTTGTCTGGGTGCGCGAAGAGGGGTGGCAGGCCGATCCCGAGACCGGCGAGATGAAATGCCGAACCGCCGTGGTGTGAGGCCGGATCGTGCGTGGGCGCGCGCGCTGTCAGCCCGCCGCGCCTGAGTCATTTCTTTGCTGAAAATATCCCCGCCGGAGGCCTGAATCTCTTCTGGCACTCCGCAGAGAGTCCACGCGCCCGGCGACATAAATCACGCCAGCAGACCGACCCCGGAGGGGACGGCCTGACTGCACCCGAGCCGAGCGCAGCGAGGCCACCGAGACACCGAGCGCAGCGAGGCTACGAGGCGCAGCCCGCCGCAGGCGCCACCGACAAGTCAATCGTCGAAGACGACTTTGCCCTCGGCGGCCATCTCCTCAAGGTCGAGGATTGTCTTCTTGCCGGCTTTCACCTCGGCCTCCAACGCATCCTCGGCGGCTTTCACCTCGGCCAGCTTGCCGGCGACCTCGTCGATCCGGGCGAAAGGCACCACCACCACGCCGTTCTCGTCGGCCACGATGATGTCACCGCTTTCCACCTGCACGCCGCCGACCACGGCACCGTAGCCAACCGCGCCCGGGCCTTTGCCGTAGGGCGAGTTGGGGTTGAGGCCGGTGCACCAGCAGGGCAGGCCGGTGGCGAGCACGCCCTCACGGTCGCGCATCGGGCCGTCGGTGACGAAGCCTGCGGCGCCCGCGTTTTTCATCATCCCCGAGATCTGATCGCCGGCGCAGGAGCCGCCCTGCCAGCCGTCGACCGAGGAGATGACCACGTCGCCCGCTTCGATCAGGTTCAGCGCGGCGATGGTGGCCAGAATTTCCTCCGGCCCGTTCTGCGCCACCAGCGCCGGGCCGCAGATGGCGGGCTGGCCGAGGTCGAGGGGCGCGATCGGCGTGGCCATGGAGCCTTTGCCGTTCATCGCGTCGCAGATGAAGCCGGTGGGCATGCCCTTGAAGGCCGCGAGTTGTGTGGCGGTCGGGCGCGGGAACTTGCGGCGGATGCGCAGGATGGGGGGTTCTTCGATCATGTCAGGCTCCGGTGATGAATTGCAGAAGGTAGAGGCTGCCCATCCCGGCCACGATGGCGGGCACCACGCCGAAGCGGATGCCTGCGGCGAAGGCGGCGGCGGCGGCGAGAAGGCGGATGGGGTCGGTCTGGCCGCCGGTGGCATCGGGCCAGAGCAGCAAGGGGGTGATGAGGGCAGGAAAGACGGCGGCGCCGACGTATTTGAGGTGCAGCAGCGCCCAGTCGGGGAGTTGCCGCCCGCCGAGGAGGCCGAGGAAGGAGAAGCGGATCAGGAAAGTGCCCACGCCGAGGGCGGCGGTGAGGGTCCAGAAGGCAGCATCGGAGATCATGCGGTTTGCCTCCGTTTCAGCGCCAGTTCGGTTTGCGCGCCTGCGACAATGCCGAGCAGCGCTGCGGTGAAGATGCCGAGGGACCACGGCAGGCCTGCGAAGGCGATGGAGCCTGCGCAGGCGGCGAAGGCGGCGACGAGGTGGGGCGCGGAGCGCAGCAGCGGCGCGACGAGGGCGATGAAGCAGACCGGCACGGCGAAATCGAGCGACCAGCTTGCCGGGATCGCCTCCCGCAGCAGGGCGCCAGCCAGCGTGGAGCCGTACCAGAAGGGGCAGATCAGGGCCATGCAGCCGAAGTAATAGGCCAGTTTGGCGGGCTTCGGCATGTCTGGTCGTTCCTCATAGGTGCGCACCGCCACGGCGAAGGCTTGGTCGACCATCAGGTAGGCCGCCAGCGCGCGCAGCCCGAGGGGTGCGTGGCCGATGTGGGGGACGAGGGCGGCGGAATACATCGCCATGCGCAGGTTGACCGCGAGGGCCGCCAGCAGGGCGATGAACACCGGGGCTTGATCCTGCAACAGCGCCAGCGCGGTGAACTGGGAGGCCCCGGCGATGACGATGGCGGACATGGCAAAGGTTTGCAGCACGTCCAGCCCGGCATCGCGGGCGACCACCCCGAACATCATCGAGTAAGGCACCACGATGAGGATGAAGGGGGCGCAGTCGAGGTAGCCGCGCCAGAAGGCTCGGGTTGGGCTCATGGCTTGGGGCGGGGCGCGGTGGTGAGGCGCAGGCGCAGCCAGATGTCGCCGGTGACCAGCGCCATGCAGCGGGCCTGCCGCCGGGTGATCTCATCTTCCGGGGCGCCTTCGAGCGCGAGCAACTCCATGTCGCGTTCGCAGAGAAGCGCGCGGGTCAGCACCTCGTATTTCACCACGATACGGGCCTCGGCGCCGGTGGCCTCGCCTTCCTTGGCGGTCACGGCCTCGAGCGCGGCGGGGAAATCGGCCTCGAAGACCTCGCGTGCCTGCGCGTAGCACAGGGCGGCGACGGCAGGGGTTTCTGGCACCACGGCGTCGCAGGGCTCCAGCGCCTGGGATATGCAGAGCGCACCTGAGGCGGCGGGGCCTTGGGCGCATGAAATCAGCTCATCTGGCGAAATATCCGCCGTGGCGGCGCGGGCCTGCGGGACCGCGCACAGGCACAGGGATGCGGCCGCGAGCACGGCGGTGCGAATGGTCATGAGTTCCTCCCCGGGCCGATTGGCCCTTGCATTTGGTATACCAAACGCAGAAGTTGCCGCAAGCAGGTCGCGGGGCCGGGGAGGCCCCCGCGCGGCAAAGGGAGGCCAGCCATGAGCGATACGCGAGCCAACAAGCGATTCCGCAGCCAGGAATGGTTCGACAACCCCAACAACCCGGGGATGACCGCGCTTTACGTGGAGCGCTACCAGAATCAGGCGTTCACGCGGGAAGAGATTCAGGGCGGGCGCCCGGTGATCGGGATTGCCCAGAGCGGCTCCGATCTGGCGCCTTGCAACAAGATCCACGTGTTCCTGATGGACCGGATCAAGGCGGGCATCCGCGATGGTGGCGGCATTCCGATGGAATTTCCCGTCCACCCGATTCAGGAAACAGGCAAACGGCCCACCGCCGCGCTGGACCGGAACCTGACTTACCTCGGCCTTGTCGAGGTGCTGCACGGCTACCCGATCGACGGGGTGGTGCTGACCACCGGCTGCGACAAGACCACGCCCGCGATGCTGATGGGCGCGGCGACGATGGACATTCCGGCCATCGCCCTCAACGGCGGGCCGATGCTGGATGGCTGGTGGAAGGGCGAGCGCGCAGGCTCGGGCACGATCATCTGGGAATCGCGCCGCCTGCTGGCCGAGGGCAAGATCGACTATGACGAGTTCATGGGCCGGGTCTGTGCCTCTGCGCCCTCGCTGGGCCACTGCAACACGATGGGCACGGCCAGCACGATGAACGCGATGGCCGAGGCGCTGGGCATGAGCCTGACCGGCAACAGCGCCATCCCCGCGCCATTCCGCGAGCGGATGAACATGGCCTACGAGACCGGCAAGCGCATCGTGCAGATGGTGCTGGACGATCTGAAGCCCTCCGACATTCTGACCCGCGAGGCCTTTGAGAATGCCATCGTGGTCTGCACCGCGATTGGCGGCTCCACCAATGCGCCGCCGCATCTGCAGGCCGTGGCCCGGCATGCCGGTGTGGAACTGGACGTGAAGGATTGGGAGACGGTCGGCTTTGACGCGCCGCTGCTCGTGAACATGCAGCCTGCCGGGGAATACCTTGGCGAGAGCTTCTTCCGCGCGGGCGGGGTGCCTGCGGTGATGGGCGAGCTGATGAAGGCCGGGCGCATCCACGAGGGGGCTATGACTGCGACGGGCAACACCATGGGGGTGAACCTTGCGGGGGTCGAAAGCGTCGATACCGATGTGATCAAGACCTGCGCGGCGCCGATGCGGGAGCATGCGGGCTTCAAGGTGCTGAGCGGCAACCTCTTCGACTCGGCGCTGATGAAGACCTCGGTGATCTCGGCGGACTTCAAGAAGCGGTTCCTCAGCGAGCCGGGGGCCGAGGGCGTGCATGAGGCCCGGGCTGTCGTGTTCGAGGGACCGGAAGATTACCACGACCGGATCAACGACGAGAGCCTCGGGATCGACGAACATTCGATCCTGTTCATCCGCGGCGTGGGCTGCGTGGGCTACCCCGGCTCGGCGGAAGTGGTGAACATGCAGCCGCCGGATGCGCTCATCAAGCAGGGGATCAACCACCTGCCGACGGTGGGGGACGGGCGGCAGAGCGGTACGTCCGAGAGCCCGTCGATCCTGAACGCCTCGCCCGAGGCGGTGGTGGGCGGGGGCCTTGCGCTGCTGGAGACCGGCGACAGGGTGCGGCTCGATCTGAACGCATCGCGCATGGATGCGCTGGTGGATGACGCCGAATGGGCGGCCCGGCGCGAAGCGTGGAGCCCGCCGAAGCTGGAGCATCAGACACCGTGGCAAGAGATTTACCGGACCCATGTGGGCCAGTTGGCGCAGGGCGGCTGCCTTGAGCTGGCGACGGCCTATCAGCGGGTGCGGGAGCAATTGCCGCGCGACAACCATTAGAGAAAGTGACGGCGGGCAGATTGCCCGCTCTACGGGAGGATATCATGGCGAAGAGCATTATCATCACCGGCGGCGGCTCGGGTGTGGGCCGGTCGACGGCGGAGGCCTTCTTTGAGGCAGGCTGGAAGGTTGGCCTGATCGGGCGGCGGCGCGAGGCGCTGGAAGAAACGGCGAACGGGCGCGAGGCGCTGGTGCTGCCCTGCGACGTGACCGACGAGGCCGCCGTGGAGGGCGCCTTTGCCGAGGCGGCGAAGGCCTGGGGCCGGGTGGATGCGGTGTTCAACAACGCCGGCGTTTCGCTGGGTGGCGCCCCGATCGACGAGATCGACGTGGCCGACTGGCGCAACCTGATCGACATCAATGTGACCGGCAGCTTCATCGTCGCCCGCGCCGCCTTTGGCGTGATGCGGCGGCAGGAGCCGCAGGGCGGGCGGATCATCAACAACGGCTCGGTCAGCGCCTATGTGCCGCGCTGGGGTTCGGCGCCCTACACGGCGAGCAAACATGCGGTGACGGGGCTGACGCGGAGCATTTCGCTCGACGGGCGGCCCTTCAACATCGCCTGCGGGCAGATCGACATCGGCAACGCGCTGACGCCGATGGCCGCGAAGATGCAGAAGGGCGTGCCGCAGGCCGATGGCTCGATCGCGGTGGAGCCGGTGATGGACGTGAGCCACGTGGGGAGCTCGGTGCTCTACATGGCCGATCTGCCGCTGGAGGCCAACGTGCAGTTCATGACGGTGATGGCGACCAACATGCCCTACATCGGGCGCGGCTGACCGCGCAGGCG
Coding sequences within:
- a CDS encoding YaiI/YqxD family protein, which encodes MTIWVDGDACPVKAEVERVATRAGATVKIVCNGGLRPSANPLVEVVYVSEGLDVADDFIAENAGAGDVVVTADIPLAARCVEAGALVVKPDGERLTARNIGSVLATRDLMTGLREANPLNQGGGAKPFSKADRSRFMDGLERALRAAG
- a CDS encoding TetR/AcrR family transcriptional regulator — encoded protein: MNAPMGEIKRGRKFDQVLEGARKIFLADGFEGASVDLIAKEAGVSKATLYSYFPDKGLLFMEVATCECQRQAEAAVTEIDPSRPVRDVLRLVAERMQGFMLSDLGKGMFRICVAESGRFPELGQEFYKYGPRFVRDSIVPFLQNAQERGELAGIEDFELSAYQFMELCKAEVWVKCLMGLEDEFTEEKRKKVIDSAIDMFMARYGA
- a CDS encoding error-prone DNA polymerase, whose product is MFAELSATSNFTFLTGASHPEELMERAGLMGVGALAIADENSVAGIVRAHQRGREIARAVAARRAALEADGPIGPLCPEGFARAPSLDVDCVPRLLPGARIVLSCGFQVTVLPRDRAGWGRLCRLLSLGRLRAEKGACVLHVGDLVEWGAGLEMLVHPVGDWQAVTRRLLKRFGAAVSLCAAPRYDGRDAGRIARLAEFAERLGVPLVASARPLMHHGGRRRMADVLTAIRQGCRVDELGRAALANGEQRLRSEAEMLRLFAGHEAAVARAGEVAERCTFSLDELRYEYPSEVTGGETAGERLARLARAGLRWRYPSGAPGKVRAMLEHELELIGKLGYEPYFLTVHDVVDFARSRGILCQGRGSAANSVVCFCLGVTSVSPEIGTMVFERFVSEARDEPPDIDVDFEHERREEVIQHIYERYGRHRAGLCATVIHYRGKRATREVGRAMGLSDDTLSAMSSQIWGWGSVSGQMMDSRLREIGLDPADKRLALTLSLIEEIQGFPRHLSQHVGGFIITEGRLDELVPVENATMEDRTVIPWDKDDIDTLGILKVDVLALGMLSCIRKAFDLLAEHHGQRFDLATLPPEDPRVYDMLCKADSLGVFQVESRAQMNFLPRMRPRCFYDLVIEVAIIRPGPIQGDMVHPFLRRRNGEEKVEFPSDALGEVLAKTLGVPLFQEQAMQIAIIGAGFSPDEADQLRRALATFKKLGRVSDFEGRFMKGMLKNGYDADFAARCFSQIEGFGSYGFPESHAASFALLVYASAWLKRHHPGVFACALLNSQPMGFYAPAQIVRDAREHGVEVRPPDINESFWDNTMEPDGEGGLALRLGFRQIRAMREEEARWICAARGNGYRDVAAVWRRAGVAPHLMEALAEADVFAALGLNRREALWEAKALRGDAPLPLFAGALEGEGIAEAAAVLPQMSLGEEMVEDYVAMRLSLRAHPMALLRPRLTPDEGTPVAGIGAATAGSARTATYLSPPVDDQGQGGRGFVWVREEGWQADPETGEMKCRTAVV
- a CDS encoding c-type cytochrome codes for the protein MRTPITALALAALLAGPALAESHEAEAGAETEAMAEMAAPTGDAAAGEETFAKRCVTCHVVQDADGNTLAGKASKTGPNLYNVAGHTAGAVEGFRYSKDLEAAGAESGLVWTEEHFVAYVQDPRGFLREFTGDSKAKSKMSFRLKGEEDAANVYAYLVSLNSM
- the idi gene encoding isopentenyl-diphosphate Delta-isomerase; translation: MRNGADHTTKVESGMIPAWVDGRLLPVEKLAAHRDGLRHRAVSVFVFEGPKLLIQQRAAGKYHTAGLWANTCCTHPHWGEADEACAVRRLGEELGLSGVALEPVGEVEYRADVGGGMVEHEVVAMFRGEASAPELAPAPDEVQATRWVTLADLAGEITEAPERFTPWLRIYMAEHRGMFDR
- the fghA gene encoding S-formylglutathione hydrolase, with protein sequence METVAENRAFGGVQGVYTHASEACACDMTFGLFLPEEAKDGPVPVLWYLSGLTCTHENAMTKAGAQGWAAEQGIALVFPDTSPRGDDVADDEAYDLGKGAGFYVNATQDPWAKHFRMWDYVAEELPALIGENFAVDMARQSITGHSMGGHGALTLAMGLPGRFASVSAFAPICHPSQSDWGRKQLGAYLGSDESTWAPHDAAPLMKHKGFDGPVLVDTGTDDQFGDLLKTDTLALAMAERRQEGALRMQKGYDHSYFLVSSFMEEHVSFHAEALWAR
- a CDS encoding AzlD domain-containing protein, which codes for MISDAAFWTLTAALGVGTFLIRFSFLGLLGGRQLPDWALLHLKYVGAAVFPALITPLLLWPDATGGQTDPIRLLAAAAAFAAGIRFGVVPAIVAGMGSLYLLQFITGA
- a CDS encoding AzlC family ABC transporter permease; protein product: MSPTRAFWRGYLDCAPFILIVVPYSMMFGVVARDAGLDVLQTFAMSAIVIAGASQFTALALLQDQAPVFIALLAALAVNLRMAMYSAALVPHIGHAPLGLRALAAYLMVDQAFAVAVRTYEERPDMPKPAKLAYYFGCMALICPFWYGSTLAGALLREAIPASWSLDFAVPVCFIALVAPLLRSAPHLVAAFAACAGSIAFAGLPWSLGIFTAALLGIVAGAQTELALKRRQTA
- a CDS encoding RraA family protein, coding for MIEEPPILRIRRKFPRPTATQLAAFKGMPTGFICDAMNGKGSMATPIAPLDLGQPAICGPALVAQNGPEEILATIAALNLIEAGDVVISSVDGWQGGSCAGDQISGMMKNAGAAGFVTDGPMRDREGVLATGLPCWCTGLNPNSPYGKGPGAVGYGAVVGGVQVESGDIIVADENGVVVVPFARIDEVAGKLAEVKAAEDALEAEVKAGKKTILDLEEMAAEGKVVFDD